One region of Termitidicoccus mucosus genomic DNA includes:
- a CDS encoding energy transducer TonB, with protein MRNASAARVESGSGEGEEGGWRERAGVKFVRKLARQYAVPVVLAAGLHAAVLFMPGEGWRFGSGGAEDAEAMQLSTVGLSGDAWLDAASGGAQGGERGESSDGEAGAPPDADALAAAADEALAEVRTAMTSVDASAFILVPVNGGAGVTGAGFGVSAGDLGTPAWRGGSAGYGGSGAFTGNPGALRGGSRLGGAASAAFMPDPLYPELARRERREGVVELAVGVGAHGRADWVSVAHSSGHADLDEAARNVVSRQWRFHRGGQAARECVVRIIFSLDRG; from the coding sequence GAAGTTTGTCCGCAAACTGGCGCGGCAGTATGCGGTGCCGGTCGTGCTGGCGGCGGGGTTGCATGCAGCGGTTTTGTTCATGCCGGGCGAAGGCTGGCGCTTCGGTTCCGGCGGCGCCGAGGATGCGGAGGCGATGCAATTGTCCACGGTCGGCTTGTCGGGCGACGCCTGGCTCGATGCCGCGAGCGGCGGCGCGCAGGGCGGCGAACGCGGCGAGTCGTCGGACGGCGAAGCCGGGGCGCCACCGGATGCGGACGCGCTCGCGGCGGCGGCGGATGAGGCGCTGGCGGAGGTGCGGACGGCGATGACGAGCGTGGACGCGTCGGCTTTCATACTCGTGCCGGTCAACGGCGGCGCGGGCGTGACGGGCGCGGGGTTCGGTGTCAGCGCCGGGGATCTCGGCACACCAGCCTGGCGCGGCGGCAGCGCGGGCTACGGCGGCTCGGGCGCGTTCACGGGAAATCCCGGGGCGTTGCGCGGCGGATCGCGCCTGGGTGGAGCGGCGTCGGCGGCGTTCATGCCCGACCCGCTTTACCCGGAGCTGGCGCGGCGGGAGCGGCGGGAAGGCGTGGTCGAGCTTGCCGTTGGCGTGGGGGCGCACGGGCGGGCGGATTGGGTGAGCGTGGCGCACTCGTCGGGGCACGCCGATCTGGACGAGGCGGCGCGGAATGTCGTGTCGCGCCAATGGCGTTTCCATCGCGGCGGCCAGGCGGCGCGCGAGTGCGTGGTGCGGATCATCTTCAGCCTCGACCGGGGGTGA